acaagaataaaaatcctgctcacactacaaaagcaacatttcttctccaacattcatgaaaccccatcagactgtctgtttgcatAGGGTCTGAGGGTCTgcaacaaagacaccagtatcgtcatctcctgttctatcagaaCTACGTACACTGCTTGTTTGGCGCGGACTTttcttttgctgcatcttgcagctaCTTTCGTACTTATACACGGCAAATTGTTTTATAATGATAACGTTACCTTAAAGTGCCGAATGGCTCGTCTTGGATCTAAACGGCAAAACTCAACATGCAGTGAGTGGTACGTCTAAATGCTGTTAAACTACAatgttcaaaatgtttacaacttataaaatatagTGCTATAATTTGCGAACCAGATTGGAAAGCTCGTCAGCTCAATCGTTATGAGAAGTGAAATTATTGATACTGTCTTAATCAAGAAATAATCCATGATATTTGATTATATCTGGATCAccaaatttgaataaaaacaaaattagattGTTGTCACCGttcaatttgaattatttttgtaattttgattttcataGTTTAAGCTTCTTAAAGTGATTTACGTTTTGAATGGGAACAAATGAGCCTcattatgagaaaaccaacatagtgcatttgcgaccaacatggatttagaccagactgcgcatggatcctcaccaggctggtctggatccatgctggtcgaaaaatGCACTAAGctcgttttctcatggtgcggctcaaatatattttcaggGATGTCATTGTGGAAGAGATGcaacaaatgtaaattttataacCTGTTTTGTTATTGACCAAATCGAGGGTTAATATTATAAATACCTTTTATATTCATATGCTATCATGACCTTCTGGCACTAAGCCCcccaaataaatttcaaatactaAATGAAAAGTTTAGATTTTTAGTCTCGATGATTCACAAATAGttctgaacagaacagaacagaacagaacagaaacttTATTTCGACTTAAGAAATTACAGTTCATCGCCATAATGGCAATTTGGCAATTTTCTTGCTTGGCAATTTCATATGTAAGTGATCGATCATACAAATAAGAGATCGATAATAGTATATCTTTCCAATATCGTTTCTATCTACAGGCGGCCTGTTTTCTCTCTGTGTTGTGTTTACAAGCCAGAGCAACACGTCGCAAAGCAGGCTACACGTAAATAGAAATTGCAGTGGCGCTAGCAGAAAAGACatatttagttttaatatatacctatataaattctgtcaaaaatacggaTTATTTTTCACGAGTAAATATAAACAGGCAGAAAATAATTCCGTATTgtatcttttgtattgtatgttgccggttTACTTTCATTTATTATGCACGACCTGACACAGTTCGATAAATAGCGCACACAGAAACCtcactcatttctattttaaaaatcgACAAtaattgaagatttcgttcgaaaacaaaacaacaaacaaagagGCGGACATATATAATAAAGGGGCTAGATCGAGCtatattataataaccctatttttacaaacaatataGAAATTTGGAAAGACGGTGTGAAGAAGGTTTATgtaaaaatggatgttgaaacggtAAGATATACCAAAAATCTATCAGACAATATGCATAACTTACTAAACGGTACTGACAAGAAGTAAACTGGGAATATCAATGCGTTTTAGGAATACTCATTGCACACTTACAATAATGCCATCTTGTTaaatgggacagtgtaaataaagtaatTTCACGCAGAGATATGCTCTAACGAACGTGACAAAGTATCAGACTGTATAAAGTAAGATACATGAATAGGGTTCTATGTGTATCAGAACACTAGTATACTCAAAAACGGAAACCAGTACACTTAGAGTACAATTTTAGGCCAAGACAATACAGAACACCTTTCGTCTGATAAAAAAGAGAAAAGCCTCGTGGAGTCTTAGAGTGAATTTTATTCGCATCATCACATAAAAAAGACTAAGAGTTCAATGGTATTACTTGAATCACACTTCTTCATTTTTTGTGAAAGTACGAATCATTGAAATGAATTGATCGAAGAAACACCTTTAAAATCGTAATTCGTGgcaaatattttaaaccattcTGTACAAAACAGACAACACATTTAGAAGACCGCCGGTGTATGCACTGTGCGAGTCATCGACtagtttatttatataataagaaTTGCAACAGttatggaaataaaatacatcagtgacagtataaaacatattttgtcgAAAACACCTGCAACATCCTGCCAAGAAGCCTCCGCGAATGGTTCCTCCATCTCGTGTCCAAATTGTCttccttttatttctttttgaatagacgctattttgtttttacgAGTCTTGGACACATTagtttttcgtattttacaacaTGTAGCCATTTTGTAAATCAGAGTATAAGCAGACGACATTTTGGTTGAAGACTCTCTGTAAAACAGACGCAAGTTTAACATTACACAGATCATGATAAAAACACTTCCGTTGAACAAAGCAAGGAGAAAATAGCAAAGCAAAGACATTGGGGCGGATGTTTTTGGTACATTGTCACTAACTAGAGTCATGAAAACTGCGAAAGATAACAACATTGTTACCGTATATGATATTCGCTCGCCACTTTCTGCTGGAATCACAAAGGCTAAGCAATTCAAAAATGCCAGCAAACATATTGGTAAAATAATGTTAACTACAAAATATCCCGATCTCCTGGTAAACCAAATGTCAAACTGTACAAAGGATACGTCATTACTGATGTAATCTGACGCAGATAAAGATCCTAGCTTCCACTGGCCGTGTTCCTTGTAGTAAGGAGTTTCGACCTTGTCGCCTGCCGAATATAGTCTGATTTCGTTTGCTTGATATGACCAAGGTGTGAACGCTATCCAACACATCTGCTTATCGAAAGGATATCTGTATATATCATAGGAACATCTTGTGTTAAAAACATCGCCTGGATGCCAAATGACAGTACCGTTATACAAAACCCGCGCAAGGACCCTATCGGCATTTAGACGACTGATCTCCCTCGAAGGGTTTCCTAAGATGAGCGGTGGTACCCAAATCTGTTCAAAGAAtgcacaaattacataaatactgatatataccgaTACGTATCTGTCATCAAGTACCTGTTTACTATATAATATTACATACATACgtgatatatacattatttattctatacctattttatctatccaatcgcgaacgttcatttgcaacacgtgaccgtacaatatattacggtatttggatgcacgtgcgtacaaaaatcctgtattttctgtatttgaacgcacgcgcgtacaaaaaatcctgtattttctgtatttggacggttcaacagccCCATGTCAatcatacgataaagcccgaaacgcgtgaaaatgttccgaatgtaaatctatgtatagagtttgattatgcgtcttgaaatctggatttaatttgagtttttttgttacaacacacaaaaacgattcaagggataacaatgctatctgatttagatattaaaacgttcgttaataatcaaaaacttaaaaatacagtaaaaaggatcatcagatgttggaatatttgaaaagtcgctaaaagaagccgttccggacgaaacctagaaattggtatcagccctgactgtctgaatagctacctcagcagtttttatttagcggttaagaaacaaaatggtgaagattatgaatggcagcggacgggcggtcagcatccaaaacatgtctgctctattaTTCagtttcgtcggatcttcaccaaacttgctgacaatgtttgtgggcattacatctcggcaaatttcgataaccagccaaattgtaccagacactctttgattatagtccttgaattactcgaaacggggaatttagccttgtccgctcctTTAAGTCGaccagttttcatccgatcttcaccaaacttgctgacaatgtttgtgggcataatatctcagccaagtattattaccacgcaaatcgccaaatggctgttgta
The sequence above is a segment of the Mercenaria mercenaria strain notata chromosome 3, MADL_Memer_1, whole genome shotgun sequence genome. Coding sequences within it:
- the LOC128556031 gene encoding acetylcholine receptor subunit beta-type unc-29-like; the protein is MNETFFILMILTRFLAMTSATLSNATNILHQVLLDGYNTDIRPCLDCPTPLYIGVSYHLTALINMDELEGELHSVGYLEVVWVDERLRWNPLVNGIGSVMFSPNKIWVPPLILGNPSREISRLNADRVLARVLYNGTVIWHPGDVFNTRCSYDIYRYPFDKQMCWIAFTPWSYQANEIRLYSAGDKVETPYYKEHGQWKLGSLSASDYISNDVSFVQFDIWFTRRSGYFVVNIILPICLLAFLNCLAFVIPAESGERISYTVTMLLSFAVFMTLVSDNVPKTSAPMSLLCYFLLALFNGSVFIMICVMLNLRLFYRESSTKMSSAYTLIYKMATCCKIRKTNVSKTRKNKIASIQKEIKGRQFGHEMEEPFAEASWQDVAGVFDKICFILSLMYFISITVAILII